From Salmo salar chromosome ssa09, Ssal_v3.1, whole genome shotgun sequence:
TTCCCCAGTACAAAGCATACATGAGGTGCCTGCTGCCATATGACATGTTCAAATCAGTCAAAATGTCCAGTGACTTACAGTAAGGCTGACTACAGTCAACTAATCTTCCTTCATAACAGGAAAACATCCATTGCCATGACATCTGAAGGCTGAAACAAGTGGTGAATGGAAAATAACTGTACATTGGCTCAGTTTACCCAGGCACCCTacagaaacatttacattttctcAAGTAAACGTTCCTTTATTCCACACCGTGTCAAAGCGCATTGGAGAAAATCAATAAGAAAAACACCATGGCTTGTCCAACAGAAATATGCAATTTTGTTGGGTGGACAGTCTGTCTAggtgaacatgacccaggtgtggTGACCACTGAGCTTGGACACACTGATAAACCTGCATGCATTTAGAAATTCCTACAGGTATGCAACACCAACAGGTAGCTGCTGAGAATGGTAGTTCTTTATGGTGTTAAAGCcaggttttttgtgtgtgtgtcactccacAACAACAGAAAATAGTGATTTTTGAAAAACCATCGTGGACCACTCAAATTTAGTTGAGACACTAAAACAATCATTATCAACAATGTATAATACATCTATACACATGTATGCATCAAAAGGTACAGGTGTGTGACTACAGGTAGATGCTAGTGCCTCACCTTGCTGGGGTGGATGCCGACGTGCACGGTGGTGCCGTTGGCCTTCTCTCTCTGCACGCGCTCAATGTAGATGACGTACTTCTTCCTGTAGACCTGCACTACCTTGCCAATCTGCTGACCTTTGTAGTGGCCACGGACAACCTGCACAGCACAAACATGGAAAATATCATTAATAACCACGTGACCAAAATCTTAACTTTAATTTGAATTGGTCTGAAATCAAGTGTTAGTTCTGGACTGACCTGTAATTACAGGGCTGGAGTTTTATGTAGTTCCTCACGCATGTTAGTAACAACTAGTAAGGCAACCTGATAATTAGTATCAAGTCTGGTCAAACTATGTGGTTCTGGGGTCTTTACCTGGACCTCGTCATCCTTGCGGATGGGCATGGACCTCGCATTGTACTTCTGACGGAGCTCCttggagaggggggaggacaTGATCTTCCTCCGGATGTGTGAGGGTGCATTGAAGTGCCTCTTGCGGTTCTTACGCCGCGAGGATGTCACAAATGGATTCAGCTTCATGTTGATGACTGTAGGGCAAACACATTAGACAACATTCAGACTAGAGCGGTAGGATGGCCCGACAGATCAATCACAACTTGCTACATGTCAATCATTTGTCTAGGCAACATGTGTTTGTTACCAGTAACAAACCAACACAACTGCATAGCTAATGTACAAAACAAAGCAACAAAGCCAAGAGCCTTATTAGCGAGCACCTCAAGTAATATACTGTTGTTAAGGTGAAGCTAGTTAGCTATATAGCTAACGTTGGCTGGGTAACGGTAGCTAGTCATTTTCAGGATCTCATGTCAATAGTTacaacatttagctagctagacaaGCTATCCACCCAACAACTGCATAAATAACGTTTAACAGTTCAGAGATAATCATAGACCACCACCTACAAGTTCACACAAAAATCTATGAGCTGCTATGTACGCGTCACATCCATGCTTTCAACATGGCATGGGTACACAGATAGCTACCTAGCAAGGTTGCGAATGCTATGTTTGATGCTTGTCAAGCGCAGTGCACTTCAGTGTTAGAGAGATACAAACTACACATTTCAATGCCATGGGGTTCGCTAAAATATGAGACACTATGAAAACATATCGTGAAATGAATGTTCAGGCCCAATTCAATTCGTAGCCTGTCTGCCATCCTCTGGGGTTTAACgggtagctagcaagccagcactGGTCGAGGGATGAAGATTACAATACGTTTGATTTAGCAATCAATATAAAATGTGGCTCCAATAGTGATCACTATAGAAATATATGAGCGGTACCTGACTTTACGAGTACTTTTTGGGACCAACAAAAGTGTATAACATAGGATGGATGTTGATAACTTTGGTGAAAATGTCAACAAGGAATTCTTACCCTGCCGATTACTCCTCTATGACCGGCGGAAAAGAGACTCTCATTGTACTTCCGCTCGCATTAGTTCTCACATGAGTCCCGCGAGAAGTACACACACAGAATGAGAGTTACTGCTGTTTATACTTCGTAGCTGGAAGTTACATCaatcaaaataatccatattaaTCAGAAATAAAAATGTACAAATGTGTATGTAGTACATTGACAAATATGaaatgtttctttgttcctaCAAGATTGTTATTGTGCTTTGGAGTTTCACATTAGTCAATGGAATGTATTTGGACTGCTTATGGATTAGGCCTACAATTTCATGAAAATATTAAGTCCAGTACGGGACGCCGACGCCAACAACAGAAAAGCATATCGTTTCATGAGGAGGCATCGTTATAGGTTGGtggtcagtgtatgtgtgtgtgttcgtcagAGCGGGCTTTGAACTGTATGGAAGTATACTAGAGTAGAATACGAGCAGTATGGATGTTGACCAGGAGATGTCGCCATAAAGCATCATAAAGTATCATGTAATTTAGTCGGC
This genomic window contains:
- the LOC106612153 gene encoding 60S ribosomal protein L26 — encoded protein: MKLNPFVTSSRRKNRKRHFNAPSHIRRKIMSSPLSKELRQKYNARSMPIRKDDEVQVVRGHYKGQQIGKVVQVYRKKYVIYIERVQREKANGTTVHVGIHPSKVVITRLKLDKDRKKILERKAKSRADGKEKGKYKEETIEKMAE